From one Paramormyrops kingsleyae isolate MSU_618 chromosome 1, PKINGS_0.4, whole genome shotgun sequence genomic stretch:
- the LOC111841590 gene encoding probable G-protein coupled receptor 141, with product MTNQNNTSNTTNPLPLDRTSSAALVWIYSLTLIGGIVGIIFMSFILNRQKDKLSITNISIINLVVVHGTFLLSVPFRIHYFATETWTITFELCKLVSIIIHTHLYLSFFFYLAILVVRFLPVIGRKPMGFNRPLIAFLASATVWLFFFLSIFPPLWIHYGKNQKNNEFEGKCFKFESDIKDYVITVNIIMAVVIIATSCAALVILLLVLMKIARSNHGNLFSNQEFRAQINNIRFIAIMFICFLPYHIFRIYYVLHVHSDKTLANKNEVYLAITSLCCWDLLTFVIIKR from the coding sequence ATGACGAATCAGAACAATACTTCCAacaccaccaatcctctgcctCTGGATAGAACCAGCTCTGCCGCACTGGTGTGGATCTACAGTCTGACACTAATCGGCGGGATCGTGGGGATCATCTTCATGAGCTTCATCCTGAATCGGCAGAAGGACAAGCTTTCCATCACAAACATCTCCATCATCAACTTGGTGGTGGTTCACGGCACGTTCCTGCTCTCGGTGCCCTTCCGGATCCATTACTTTGCTACCGAAACATGGACTATCACCTTTGAGTTATGCAAGCTTGTAAGCATCATTATCCACACACACCTGTACCTCTCCTTTTTCTTCTACTTGGCCATCTTGGTGGTGCGGTTCTTACCTGTCATAGGAAGAAAGCCGATGGGCTTCAACCGGCCGTTAATAGCATTTCTCGCCAGCGCGACTGTCTGGCTGTTCTTCTTCCTTAGCATATTTCCACCTCTCTGGATACACTATGGAAAAAACCAGAAAAATAATGAATTTGAAGGAAAATGCTTCAAGTTTGAGTCGGATATCAAGGATTATGTCATAACTGTCAACATCATAATGGCTGTCGTCATAATAGCTACTAGCTGTGCTGCCCTAGTCATCCTGTTATTGGTACTAATGAAGATTGCAAGGTCAAACCATGGGAATCTCTTCTCCAACCAGGAGTTTCGGGCACAAATAAACAACATAAGGTTCATTGCCATCATGTTTATTTGTTTCCTGCCCTATCACATCTTCCGGATCTATTACGTGTTGCACGTACACAGCGATAAAACTTTAGCAAACAAAAATGAGGTATATTTGGCCATTACGTCATTGTGCTGCTGGGATCTGCTGACGTTTGTTATAATTAAAAGGTGA
- the LOC111841599 gene encoding uncharacterized protein gives CKQGATPAREAPTLAPITDLPDSPAPPVLPVLLVPVAAVPPSEAPVVAPPPAGHELAVPAVVPPAGHAFLDTAALPPAGHESAPPATTALPEAAPAAAPPVLPVSPAPPAALPEPPPAAAPGAPATAPPPAAPKAPVTALPPLALKVPALLAAPPAPDAPLVVPPATPSEVPAPPAAPPTPEVPATPVVPATASPEALAPAPALPAPDFQAPPLPDAPAQSLPVPVPAPVPPALVPVPEEVPDSLTTTPSSLEEEELEWDPLGTSLMTPLPLPQRRRHPPRPHLSVSQKGRGHKHRAGAPPALPPGSPWPALPPSPPCPLAHPRLSWLGLGGRLDCPLPAGPSPMPLRLASVPPPTPRLSPAGPPAPVRRWMAPLPAVTAPLLAAASPSSLPSPVPPQTPSLSPSSVPQLVSLPPACSSASATNSLVVGQLSRSVIVHQNRLAPYHPKDTQSPVPAESPAPASNSAPGHSVMSRPLGLCMGVRWD, from the exons TGCAAACAAGGTGCAACGCCTGCACGTGAGGCGCCGACGCTGGCTCCTATCACTGACCTGCCTGACTCACCAGCGccacctgtcctgcccgtcctgctTGTTCCGGTGGCCGCCGTACCGCCCAGTGAGGCTCCGGTTGTTgcgccgccccctgctggccacgagtTGGCGGTGCCTGccgtggtgccccctgctggccacgcgTTTCTGGACACTGCTGcattgccccctgctggccatgagtCGGCCCCGCCTGCTAccaccgctctgcccgaggcggcccctgctgcggctccgcccgtcctgcctgtctcgccggctCCGCCCGCTGCTCTGCCTGAGCCTCCACCCGCAGCTGCACCCGGGGCTCCTGCGACGGCCCCGCCTCCTGCTGCACCCAAAGCACCTGTTACAGCCTTGCCTCCACTCGCGCTGAAGGTCCCGGCGCTGCTTGCAGCTCCGCCCGCGCCCGACGCTCCACTCGTGGTTCCACCTGCTACTCCGTCTGAGGTCCCGGCGCCGCCTGCAGCTCCGCCCACGCCAGAGGTCCCGGCTACACCCGTGGTCCCTGCTACGGCTTCGCCCGAGGCCCTGGCTCCTGCTCCGGCTCTGCCTGCGCCTGATTTCCAGGCTCCGCCCTTGCCTGATGCCCCGGCCCAGTCTCTTCCTGTCCCAGTCcctgctccagtccccccagcactggtcccagtccccgaggaggtcccagacagtCTGACCACCACTCCTtcctccttggaggaggaggagctcgagtgggatCCCTTGGGGACCTCCCTAATGACTCCTTTGCCCTTGCCCCAGCGACGCCGACACCCGCCAAGACCCCATCTTTCGGTGTCCCAAAAGGGGAGAGGACACAAGCACAGGGCCGGGGCCCctcccgccctgccccctggctcgccctggcccgccctgccccctagcccgccctgccccctggctcacccTCGCTTGTCTTGGCTGGGGCTTGGAGGGCGCCTGGATTGCCCATTGCCTGCGGGTCCCTCTCCGATGCCTCTTCGCCtggcctcggtcccgcctccgactcCTCGTCTGtcacctgcgggtccccctgctCCGGTGCGTCGCTGGATGGCACCTTTGCCAGCTGTGACTGCGCCGTTGcttgctgcggcttccccctcctccttGCCTTCACCGGTGCCCCCTCAGACTCCCTCCTTGTCCCCTTCGTCTGTCCCTCAGCTCGTCTCCTTGCCCCCtgcgtg ctcatcagcctcTGCAACCAACAGTTTGGTGGTGGGACAGTTGTCTAGGTCCGTCATTGTGCACCAGAACAGACTGGCCCCATACCACCCAAAGGATACCCAGTCCCCAGTGCCCGCTGAGAGCCCAGCACCCGCCAGCAACTCAGCACCTGGCCACAGCGTTATGTCCAGACCTCTGGGACTTTGTATGGGAGTGAGGTGGGACTAA